A genomic segment from Desulfurella amilsii encodes:
- a CDS encoding magnesium chelatase domain-containing protein, which yields MFCKLKSAFLIGIEAYGVDVEIDSSKGMPMFVIVGLADNAIKESKERVRSALLNSSIPFKATRLTINLSPADVKKEGSQFDLPIAIGIAMVNGVEVSKNLDEFLFVAELSLDGKLRPISGILPISVYAKKHNLSLVIAKDNSCEASLAKTNIYAFENLSEVIGFLNGTINVNLYDSNKTFESDNYDVDFSEIKGQYRAIRAARAKLCIYL from the coding sequence ATGTTTTGTAAACTAAAAAGTGCTTTTTTAATAGGTATTGAGGCATATGGTGTTGATGTAGAAATTGATAGCTCAAAAGGTATGCCTATGTTTGTTATTGTAGGCCTTGCTGATAATGCAATTAAAGAAAGTAAAGAGCGCGTACGAAGTGCTCTTTTAAATAGTTCAATACCATTTAAAGCAACAAGACTTACAATCAATTTATCCCCAGCAGATGTAAAAAAAGAAGGTTCTCAATTTGACTTGCCAATAGCGATCGGCATTGCGATGGTAAATGGTGTTGAGGTATCAAAAAATTTGGATGAATTTTTATTTGTAGCCGAATTGTCTCTTGATGGAAAACTAAGGCCAATAAGTGGTATTTTACCAATCTCGGTGTATGCCAAAAAGCACAATTTATCCCTTGTAATTGCAAAAGACAATTCTTGTGAAGCTTCTCTTGCAAAAACAAATATTTATGCGTTTGAAAACTTATCAGAAGTTATTGGTTTTTTAAATGGGACAATAAACGTAAATTTGTACGATAGCAATAAAACGTTTGAAAGCGATAACTATGATGTTGATTTTTCAGAGATCAAAGGTCAGTATAGGGCAATTAGGGCTGCACGGGCAAAACTGTGTATATATTTATAA